A genomic region of Trifolium pratense cultivar HEN17-A07 linkage group LG3, ARS_RC_1.1, whole genome shotgun sequence contains the following coding sequences:
- the LOC123918022 gene encoding thylakoid lumenal 17.9 kDa protein, chloroplastic — MSLILPLASSQTHTNTIPKLLISHKANLISPTKFLPNLFSLAAIAVTLTSPLPSNAIPSLNTQPPPTSLTTPFSQSKNLQLGLDQNGKIRPCPSINPGCVSTNPKSSSFNFPWTIPENSLDNAIQKLREAILETQKNVKFQPVEDTPDGKYLQAEVDGKFDRDILEFLVKGDVVAYRCMAAKVTYVYPFTTAFGDSKGQEEKLKQINDQLGWFAPSFDSME; from the exons ATGAGTTTGATTCTTCCTCTTGCTTCTTCTCAAACTCACACTAACACAATTCCCAAACTCCTCATATCTCACAAAGCAAACCTTATTAGTCCCACCAAGTTTCTACCAAATCTATTCTCTCTAGCAGCCATTGCAGTAACACTAACCTCTCCTCTACCTTCCAATGCAATCCcttccctcaatactcaacccCCTCCAACCTCTCTCACCACCCCATTTTCTCAATCAAAGAACTTGCAACTTGGACTAGATCAAAATGG AAAAATTAGACCTTGCCCATCGATTAATCCGGGTTGTGTATCAACAAATCCAAAGTCATCATCTTTTAATTTTCCTTGGACTATTCCTGAAAATTCACTAGATAATGCTATTCAG AAACTACGCGAAGCAATCCTAGAGACTcagaaaaatgtgaaatttcagCCTGTGGAAGATACCCCAGATG GCAAATATCTGCAAGCTGAAGTTGATGGAAAATTTGACAGAGACATACTTGAGTTTCTGGTGAAAGGTGATGTGGTTGCTTATAGGTGTATGGCAGCAAAAGTAACTTATGTATACCCTTTCACTACTGCATTTGGAGATTCAAAGGGTCAAGAAGAAAAGCTCAAGCAAATTAATGACCAATTGGGCTGGTTTGCTCCAAGTTTTGATTCCATGGAGTAG